One genomic window of Evansella cellulosilytica DSM 2522 includes the following:
- the dinG gene encoding ATP-dependent DNA helicase DinG: MERFVIVDVETTGVSFIKGDRIIQIAFVVIEGKKIIDRFNSYVNPMRDIPPFIRSLTNINDNEVKDAPTFDLVAPRLLQALDGAFFVAHNVDFDLSFINEELHALGYTGLSGPVIDTVELSKIAYPTADGFRLSQLSESLHMNHDQPHRADSDAEATALIFLEIMDKLYHLPKQTLIELNNLSTKLKSDIGSIIQEWIMEKETCSDDKYDHFQGLVLKKREKILDNEQMEEVDKILFHNFYESNIVNTNWWQNVMEGYEVRAGQTEMMTYIYETMEERAFGLIEAGTGTGKTLAYLLPAAFLAKEKQKKVIISTQTIQLQEQLIKKEVPTLERLLPFPIHVVILKGRSHYLCLQKFARLLQEDHNDAYDRTVSKAQILVWLLETKTGDVEELSLASHSNRFWNDIASDAYSCNSSKCAWFSRCFYQHARNDARKADLIITNHSLILADILTSNQLIPKYDYAILDEAHHLEDTATEQFGQQLDYLSLTHLINRMGSKRGEGLLRQVYDEIYNDYRDTVEKIEETGTKVKFEWYELFLLLNDYVINSNTNFNERGRATVKINAKENSWYVIEEAARRCKLYLEEWLANINRIVDILETIESNYNDAFTSFIDRVEGVYSSLIKLLLEQDDHMIYWIEADTKGPKQAIYIKGRPINVSESLADLFFQKKDSVILTSATLTVNNKFNYMIRRLGLSDFYVKTKHIDSPFHWDKQVKLMVPTDMPLIQDAGEKAYAEATVMQIYRIAEITKGKMLVLFTSYDMLKNCYNYLKEMLDDEYAIIAQGVHSGNRTKLTKNFQQFNQAILLGTSSFWEGVDIPGSDLSIIVIVRLPFTPPDDPVFQAKSTEMKREGLNPFMKLALPQAILRFKQGFGRLVRTTHDRGAVIVLDRRITNTKYGKLFIKSLPEIPLVEKSLDELEDDILSTL; this comes from the coding sequence ATGGAACGTTTTGTTATAGTAGACGTGGAGACGACTGGCGTCTCTTTTATAAAAGGGGATCGCATCATTCAAATAGCCTTTGTTGTCATTGAGGGGAAAAAGATAATAGACAGATTTAACAGTTATGTTAATCCTATGAGAGATATACCACCATTTATTAGATCGCTAACAAATATTAACGATAATGAAGTGAAAGATGCTCCAACTTTTGATCTAGTGGCACCTAGGCTATTACAAGCATTAGACGGTGCCTTTTTTGTGGCACATAATGTAGATTTCGATCTAAGTTTTATTAATGAAGAACTTCATGCACTAGGATATACCGGATTAAGTGGCCCAGTAATAGATACAGTGGAGTTATCAAAGATTGCCTATCCTACTGCAGATGGCTTTAGGTTATCACAGTTATCAGAGAGCTTACATATGAATCATGATCAACCTCACCGTGCTGATAGTGATGCCGAAGCAACTGCACTAATATTTTTAGAAATAATGGATAAACTATATCACTTACCTAAACAAACACTAATTGAATTGAACAACTTGTCAACAAAGCTTAAAAGTGATATCGGATCGATCATTCAAGAGTGGATTATGGAAAAAGAAACATGTAGTGACGATAAATATGATCACTTTCAAGGTCTTGTTTTAAAAAAGCGTGAGAAAATATTAGACAATGAGCAAATGGAAGAAGTAGACAAGATATTATTTCACAATTTTTATGAATCAAATATAGTCAACACTAATTGGTGGCAAAACGTAATGGAAGGTTATGAAGTAAGAGCGGGGCAAACGGAGATGATGACATATATATATGAAACGATGGAGGAAAGGGCTTTTGGCCTAATAGAAGCAGGTACTGGAACTGGAAAGACACTTGCTTATTTATTACCTGCTGCTTTTCTCGCGAAAGAGAAACAGAAAAAAGTTATTATAAGTACACAAACAATACAACTTCAAGAGCAGTTAATAAAAAAGGAAGTACCTACTTTAGAAAGGCTATTACCATTTCCTATACATGTTGTCATACTGAAGGGGAGAAGTCATTATTTATGTTTACAGAAGTTTGCAAGGCTATTACAAGAAGATCATAATGATGCATACGATAGAACTGTGTCAAAAGCTCAAATTCTCGTGTGGTTACTTGAAACAAAGACAGGAGATGTAGAAGAACTTAGTCTTGCTTCACACTCAAACCGTTTTTGGAACGATATTGCAAGTGATGCATATTCCTGTAACTCTTCTAAGTGTGCTTGGTTTTCAAGGTGTTTTTATCAACATGCAAGAAATGATGCGAGAAAAGCTGACCTCATTATTACAAATCATTCATTAATTCTTGCTGATATTTTAACGAGCAATCAACTAATACCAAAATATGATTATGCAATTTTAGATGAAGCACATCACCTCGAAGATACAGCTACGGAACAATTCGGGCAGCAACTTGATTATTTATCTTTAACGCATCTCATTAACCGAATGGGGTCTAAACGTGGTGAAGGACTATTACGGCAAGTATATGATGAAATATATAATGATTATCGTGATACTGTTGAGAAAATAGAGGAAACCGGTACGAAAGTTAAATTTGAATGGTATGAATTATTTTTACTATTGAATGATTACGTCATTAATAGTAATACAAACTTTAATGAACGTGGACGAGCAACTGTAAAAATAAATGCCAAAGAGAACAGCTGGTATGTCATTGAAGAAGCAGCGAGACGTTGTAAGCTTTATTTAGAAGAGTGGCTTGCTAATATAAATCGTATAGTAGATATTTTAGAAACAATTGAATCGAATTACAATGATGCATTCACTTCATTCATAGACAGAGTAGAAGGTGTGTATTCCTCTTTAATTAAGCTTCTATTAGAACAAGATGATCACATGATATATTGGATTGAAGCTGATACGAAAGGTCCTAAGCAAGCTATATATATAAAAGGCCGTCCCATAAACGTATCTGAATCATTAGCTGATTTATTTTTCCAAAAAAAGGATAGTGTTATTCTTACTTCTGCTACGCTAACTGTCAATAATAAATTTAATTATATGATTAGACGTCTTGGATTATCAGATTTTTATGTGAAAACAAAGCATATTGATTCACCGTTTCATTGGGACAAGCAAGTAAAGCTCATGGTACCTACAGATATGCCCCTTATACAAGATGCTGGAGAAAAAGCATATGCTGAAGCTACAGTTATGCAAATTTATAGAATTGCTGAGATCACAAAAGGGAAGATGCTTGTACTATTTACTTCGTACGACATGTTAAAAAATTGTTACAACTACTTAAAGGAAATGCTAGACGATGAATATGCGATTATTGCACAAGGGGTACATTCAGGAAATAGAACAAAGTTAACAAAAAACTTTCAGCAATTTAATCAAGCTATATTATTAGGAACGAGTAGCTTTTGGGAAGGTGTAGATATTCCAGGAAGTGATTTAAGCATCATCGTAATAGTACGTTTGCCATTTACACCACCTGATGATCCAGTCTTTCAAGCTAAATCTACAGAGATGAAGCGAGAAGGCTTAAATCCATTTATGAAACTTGCCTTACCACAAGCGATTTTACGATTTAAACAAGGGTTTGGACGTCTTGTTCGAACGACACATGATCGGGGAGCGGTCATTGTATTAGATCGAAGAATTACTAATACAAAATATGGAAAGTTATTTATTAAATCACTTCCAGAAATACCTTTAGTCGAAAAATCGTTGGATGAGTTGGAAGATGACATTTTATCGACACTTTGA
- a CDS encoding CCA tRNA nucleotidyltransferase, whose translation MISNESAAIHILNSLESYGFEAFIVGGAVRDKLLKRKPNDIDICTKASIKQIQSIFPSSIHVGSNHGTLIVKIKGCTLEVSTYRARNGEKPTIYSDLSLRDFTINAMAIDIRGNIIDPYDGQLAIKRKVIEVVQSGQRFIEDPIRLLRAIRIAKQLNFSIENKTSALLTDSAHLIKEVAAERITAEFQKIVTAVLNKKEVCELVSGDVVQNIPFMFPEKKVIESLKRYPYEFIVKHHVEWWMLASFSYDSNETVHILSELKLSKKVVKDITFISKLVIEVISTSWSDYHLYLLGRERLIFAEKLLSLIQMRENKSSILLDKYDSLPIHDNKELAITGQELLEWFPQERGKWIGDRLKKVEEAVVLNKVANEKKAIFNSLKREIIK comes from the coding sequence ATGATTTCTAACGAAAGCGCTGCAATTCACATCCTAAATAGTCTTGAAAGTTACGGATTTGAAGCGTTTATTGTTGGTGGTGCAGTTAGGGATAAGCTCTTAAAGCGGAAACCAAATGATATAGATATTTGCACGAAGGCAAGTATTAAACAAATTCAAAGTATATTTCCGTCGTCAATTCATGTAGGGAGTAACCATGGAACATTGATCGTAAAAATAAAAGGGTGCACACTAGAAGTTAGTACATATCGAGCAAGAAATGGAGAAAAGCCAACAATATATAGCGACTTATCATTGCGCGATTTTACTATTAATGCAATGGCAATAGATATTAGAGGAAATATAATCGACCCTTATGATGGACAATTGGCGATTAAAAGGAAGGTTATTGAAGTTGTTCAAAGTGGGCAGCGTTTTATAGAAGATCCGATTCGCTTACTGCGTGCCATTAGAATTGCTAAACAGCTTAACTTTTCAATTGAAAACAAAACAAGTGCACTGTTAACTGACAGTGCACATTTAATAAAAGAGGTGGCAGCTGAAAGGATAACTGCTGAATTTCAAAAAATAGTAACAGCAGTACTTAACAAAAAAGAGGTATGTGAATTAGTAAGTGGGGATGTTGTACAGAATATACCTTTCATGTTTCCCGAAAAAAAAGTGATTGAAAGCCTGAAAAGGTATCCATATGAATTCATAGTTAAACATCATGTTGAATGGTGGATGCTGGCTTCCTTTTCTTATGATAGTAATGAAACAGTCCATATTCTAAGCGAGCTTAAGCTATCAAAAAAAGTAGTAAAAGACATTACATTTATTAGTAAACTCGTTATAGAAGTCATATCTACGTCTTGGAGTGATTATCATTTATATTTATTAGGGCGAGAGAGGTTAATTTTTGCAGAAAAGCTGCTTTCTTTAATACAAATGCGCGAAAATAAATCGAGTATTTTACTAGACAAATACGATTCATTACCTATTCACGATAATAAAGAGTTGGCAATTACTGGACAAGAACTGTTAGAGTGGTTTCCACAGGAACGTGGTAAATGGATTGGTGACCGCTTAAAAAAGGTAGAGGAAGCAGTTGTACTAAATAAGGTAGCGAATGAGAAAAAAGCAATTTTTAACTCGTTAAAAAGGGAGATCATAAAATGA
- the panD gene encoding aspartate 1-decarboxylase, whose amino-acid sequence MYRQMMSGKLHRATVTEANLNYVGSITIDEELMDTVGILENEKVQVVNNNNGERLETYVIRGKKGSKTICLNGAAARLVQPGDKVIIISYKLMSEEDSKSHEPKVAIMNDNNEIVEMMNTEPASTLR is encoded by the coding sequence ATGTATAGACAAATGATGAGTGGAAAGCTCCATAGAGCAACGGTAACCGAAGCAAATTTAAATTATGTTGGAAGTATTACAATAGATGAAGAATTAATGGATACAGTAGGCATATTAGAAAATGAAAAGGTGCAAGTCGTTAATAATAATAATGGTGAACGCTTAGAAACGTATGTCATTCGTGGTAAAAAAGGAAGTAAGACGATATGCCTTAATGGAGCAGCAGCAAGACTTGTCCAGCCTGGAGATAAAGTTATTATTATCTCTTATAAACTAATGAGTGAAGAAGATAGCAAATCTCATGAGCCGAAAGTAGCGATTATGAATGACAATAATGAGATTGTTGAAATGATGAATACTGAGCCAGCATCAACTTTAAGATAA
- a CDS encoding YpmA family protein: MKKKATLAKLCTVTLCRNNELYKVVDSLNRTLKHRDLLFGLSLNKEEQKMELTIYET; encoded by the coding sequence GTGAAGAAAAAAGCAACATTAGCGAAATTATGTACGGTAACACTGTGTCGAAATAACGAATTATATAAAGTGGTTGATTCATTAAATAGAACGTTAAAACATCGGGATTTACTTTTTGGCTTATCATTAAATAAAGAAGAACAAAAAATGGAGTTAACTATTTATGAAACGTAA
- a CDS encoding tetratricopeptide repeat protein, giving the protein MFSSKKWKEISDWLINNQQNLTDKEKKYWIAFLSEQNEILLDVWSEQLELLDEVKDNLLSSESLTFKKEQENVEGISFFHLGLYSKAIDSLSNEVDNTEHPSRIYLYLGFSYMYLNKNDKAKEHLLNVIYRSDDQLEKHFAFLGLGIQAGRDNDIEQAISYFEKAEELLFNGDVVYNLGICYLLLEMPKEAIAFFNKVIGSGEGDGEAYYWLGKCYMDTGNTTMAMETWYQAVHEFDNKEILLSLASEFEEEGFFSCALYCYERLYELGMEERLALHGLAWNYGLLDQRDKSINRFEQLLEDSPEDINVWISYVWLLKQWDEKEKLDTCLKKISQLEIQHPLLKKITS; this is encoded by the coding sequence TTGTTCTCATCAAAGAAATGGAAAGAAATATCTGACTGGTTAATCAACAATCAACAAAATTTAACAGATAAAGAAAAAAAATATTGGATAGCGTTTTTATCAGAGCAAAATGAAATTTTACTTGATGTATGGAGTGAACAACTAGAGTTATTAGACGAAGTAAAGGATAATCTTTTGTCATCCGAATCGCTGACATTTAAGAAGGAACAGGAGAATGTAGAGGGGATTAGTTTTTTTCATTTAGGACTATATTCTAAGGCGATTGATTCCTTATCAAACGAGGTCGATAACACGGAACACCCCTCTCGCATTTATCTATACTTAGGATTTTCATATATGTATCTCAATAAGAATGATAAAGCAAAAGAACATTTATTGAATGTCATTTACCGAAGTGATGATCAATTAGAGAAGCATTTTGCTTTTCTAGGGCTTGGTATTCAAGCCGGGCGCGACAATGATATAGAACAAGCTATTTCTTATTTTGAAAAAGCAGAAGAACTCCTCTTCAATGGTGATGTAGTGTATAATTTAGGAATATGTTATTTGTTATTAGAAATGCCTAAGGAAGCCATTGCATTTTTCAATAAGGTAATTGGTTCTGGTGAAGGTGATGGAGAAGCATATTATTGGCTTGGGAAATGTTATATGGATACAGGTAATACCACGATGGCAATGGAAACTTGGTATCAAGCTGTACATGAGTTTGATAATAAAGAAATTCTTTTATCGCTTGCTTCGGAGTTTGAAGAGGAAGGATTTTTTTCTTGTGCATTGTACTGTTATGAGCGACTTTATGAGCTAGGAATGGAAGAAAGACTTGCCTTACATGGATTAGCTTGGAACTATGGTTTATTAGATCAACGTGATAAATCTATAAATAGATTTGAGCAATTATTGGAGGATTCACCAGAAGATATTAATGTATGGATTTCCTACGTATGGCTTTTGAAACAGTGGGATGAAAAGGAAAAACTAGATACATGTTTAAAGAAAATTAGTCAGTTAGAGATTCAGCACCCATTACTTAAAAAAATTACATCATAA
- the panC gene encoding pantoate--beta-alanine ligase gives MKIFTSIPALKIWLKDNKSNNASIGYVPTMGFLHEGHEALLNKAIEENDLVVLSIFVNPLQFGENEDFDRYPKNIEKDIEVAKKYGVDAIFHPSVHEMYPSEMSATFKVHHMDVLCGAKRPGHFDGVATVVMKLFGIVTPDRAYFGLKDAQQVAVIERLVKDYHLNIDIVRVPTVRENDGLAKSSRNVNLTKSERAEAPYIYKTLLEVKNWILDERCYDTDKIEVKLKTLLSKRLSGNLDYAEVRGFPSLKKMKTLSSDVMIAVAIKYSKARLIDNVIFHLEEKEGKLCIDK, from the coding sequence ATGAAGATTTTCACGAGTATCCCCGCTCTTAAAATATGGTTAAAAGATAATAAATCGAATAACGCCTCGATTGGTTATGTTCCTACGATGGGATTTTTACATGAGGGTCATGAGGCATTATTAAATAAAGCAATAGAAGAAAATGATTTAGTTGTGTTGAGTATATTTGTTAATCCATTACAGTTTGGTGAAAATGAAGACTTTGATCGCTACCCGAAAAATATAGAAAAAGATATTGAGGTAGCTAAAAAATACGGGGTTGATGCGATTTTTCATCCATCCGTTCATGAAATGTACCCTTCAGAGATGAGTGCTACGTTTAAAGTTCACCATATGGATGTTCTATGTGGTGCGAAAAGACCTGGGCATTTTGATGGTGTTGCAACAGTAGTGATGAAGTTGTTTGGAATCGTCACTCCAGATCGCGCTTATTTCGGTTTGAAGGACGCGCAACAAGTTGCAGTCATCGAAAGGTTAGTAAAGGACTACCACTTAAATATTGATATTGTACGTGTACCGACAGTCAGGGAGAATGACGGATTAGCGAAAAGTTCGCGAAATGTCAACTTAACAAAAAGTGAACGAGCCGAAGCCCCCTATATTTATAAAACGTTATTAGAGGTTAAAAACTGGATATTAGATGAACGGTGCTACGATACTGACAAAATTGAAGTTAAGTTAAAAACACTGTTGTCAAAAAGACTTTCAGGGAATTTAGATTATGCAGAGGTGAGAGGATTTCCTTCGTTAAAGAAAATGAAAACACTCTCGAGCGATGTCATGATTGCAGTAGCAATAAAATATAGCAAAGCTAGATTAATTGATAATGTCATTTTTCACTTAGAGGAAAAGGAGGGGAAATTATGTATAGACAAATGA
- the panB gene encoding 3-methyl-2-oxobutanoate hydroxymethyltransferase: MKTTTDFFNMKKNGDKITMVTAYDAPSAKLAEDVGIDTILVGDSLGMVVLGYDSTVPVTIEDMIHHTKAVKRGAQNTFIVTDMPFLTYHASLEETFSHAKRLIQDGNASAVKMEGGGAVLDKAEALVSAGVPVVAHLGLTPQSVGVLGGYRVQGKSNSEADKLMKEAKRAEVAGVCMLVLECVPEELAKVISTSISIPVIGIGAGRETDGQVLVFHDVIGYTQGHVPKFVKKYSDVSSIVYDSLHAFHHEVKDGVFPEESHVFKQPEQLNNKMYGGK, translated from the coding sequence ATGAAAACGACGACTGATTTTTTTAATATGAAAAAAAATGGCGACAAAATTACAATGGTTACTGCATATGATGCGCCAAGTGCGAAGCTCGCAGAAGATGTTGGCATTGATACGATTTTAGTAGGGGATTCTTTAGGGATGGTTGTATTAGGTTATGACTCCACAGTCCCTGTTACAATCGAAGATATGATCCATCATACGAAAGCTGTTAAACGAGGAGCACAAAATACGTTTATCGTGACTGATATGCCCTTTTTAACTTATCACGCATCTTTAGAAGAAACCTTTTCTCATGCAAAAAGGCTTATTCAAGATGGCAATGCTTCAGCTGTTAAGATGGAAGGTGGCGGCGCGGTTCTAGACAAGGCGGAAGCATTAGTTAGCGCTGGTGTGCCAGTAGTTGCACATTTAGGGTTGACACCACAATCGGTAGGGGTGCTAGGCGGATATCGTGTCCAAGGGAAATCAAATAGTGAAGCCGATAAATTAATGAAAGAAGCAAAACGTGCAGAAGTAGCTGGGGTGTGCATGCTAGTGCTAGAATGTGTTCCAGAGGAATTAGCAAAAGTAATATCGACATCTATTTCAATCCCAGTCATTGGGATTGGAGCAGGAAGAGAGACGGATGGACAAGTGCTTGTTTTTCACGATGTCATAGGATATACACAAGGACATGTCCCTAAATTTGTAAAAAAGTATAGTGACGTTTCATCCATCGTATATGACTCTCTTCATGCTTTTCATCATGAGGTGAAAGATGGTGTATTTCCAGAGGAATCACATGTATTTAAACAGCCAGAACAATTAAATAATAAAATGTATGGGGGAAAGTAA
- a CDS encoding biotin--[acetyl-CoA-carboxylase] ligase, which produces MKAKVLQLLRTCEDHFVSGEHISNQLSISRTMVWKYIDALRKEGYVIKAVSNKGYHLVEEMDVVNEHAIRSRLEVDAIFQNIIYEDTVTSTQQVAYKLLGEGAPHGTLIVANEQTSGRGRLGREWYSPANTGIWMSLIMRPNIEMQQTPQLTLVAAVALARAIKEATNYDVQIKWPNDLIFNGKKIAGILTEMQSDPDRVKSVIIGIGINVNQQTFPESIANIASSLSLETRETFHRVAIIEHFLREFQWLYHTYLEKGFSFIKPLWEARAISIGEEILAKTANGELKGVAEGISDEGVLLLKDSEGNSHRIYSADIHLLEKE; this is translated from the coding sequence ATGAAAGCAAAAGTATTGCAGCTTTTGAGAACTTGTGAAGATCACTTTGTTTCTGGTGAGCATATTAGTAATCAGCTTTCAATAAGTAGAACGATGGTTTGGAAATATATCGATGCACTTAGAAAAGAAGGTTACGTGATAAAAGCAGTTTCAAACAAAGGATATCATTTAGTTGAAGAAATGGACGTTGTTAATGAGCATGCGATACGATCTCGCTTAGAGGTTGATGCCATATTTCAAAATATCATTTATGAGGATACAGTGACCTCAACGCAGCAGGTAGCTTATAAGCTTTTAGGAGAGGGAGCTCCACATGGCACTTTGATTGTTGCTAATGAACAAACATCTGGTCGAGGTCGTTTAGGTAGAGAATGGTATTCACCGGCTAATACAGGCATTTGGATGAGTCTAATTATGAGACCAAACATTGAAATGCAACAAACGCCACAGCTAACACTTGTAGCCGCCGTAGCTTTAGCAAGAGCAATTAAGGAAGCGACTAATTATGATGTACAGATTAAGTGGCCAAATGATCTCATTTTTAATGGGAAAAAAATAGCGGGAATACTAACAGAAATGCAATCTGATCCTGACCGAGTTAAGTCAGTTATCATTGGAATTGGTATAAATGTCAATCAGCAAACTTTTCCTGAAAGTATTGCCAATATTGCAAGCTCTTTGTCGTTAGAAACGCGTGAAACGTTTCATCGAGTTGCAATAATTGAACATTTTTTAAGGGAGTTTCAATGGTTATATCATACATATTTAGAAAAAGGATTTTCCTTTATAAAACCACTTTGGGAAGCAAGGGCTATTTCTATTGGTGAAGAAATTCTAGCAAAAACGGCAAATGGCGAATTAAAAGGAGTAGCTGAAGGCATAAGTGATGAAGGTGTCCTTTTATTAAAAGATAGTGAGGGGAATAGCCATCGGATCTACTCGGCGGATATTCATCTTCTAGAAAAAGAATAA
- a CDS encoding ComEC/Rec2 family competence protein, with protein MKKQLFSLMILTIFVVLYTPLVAFADKVDLNLSEGEIAYTFFDLSHGESTLIQGDSGETILLNTGHGQSEDDLEDRLDMYKVDVIDTLIISSKEMEYIGNLPYIINNFHVKNIVIPFTLKSMFESVLSNFNGEVTYVEKGDHFSLLEDVTVEVLYVEESEGVGKGGCALFIDHFNKSLLYMTIADYGVEESLVEEYDLKATMFKVPDFGSDRGTSAPLLEEVDPQIAVIFRNGEDEPSNFVLERLNETWIDIYQTSRIGTITVRCNKEDYEIITVRPSHKNSLPSSWLTFD; from the coding sequence ATGAAAAAGCAGCTATTTTCACTTATGATATTAACTATTTTTGTCGTTCTTTATACCCCACTTGTAGCGTTTGCTGATAAGGTTGATTTAAACTTATCTGAGGGAGAAATAGCGTACACTTTTTTTGATTTATCACATGGGGAATCTACATTAATACAAGGGGATAGTGGAGAAACGATCTTATTAAATACAGGTCATGGACAAAGTGAAGACGATTTAGAAGATCGATTAGATATGTATAAAGTAGATGTTATTGATACGTTAATCATTTCTAGTAAAGAAATGGAGTATATCGGTAATTTACCTTATATTATAAATAACTTTCATGTGAAAAATATAGTCATTCCTTTTACACTTAAGAGTATGTTTGAATCTGTACTTTCAAATTTTAACGGAGAAGTTACCTATGTAGAGAAAGGTGATCATTTTTCATTATTGGAGGATGTGACTGTTGAAGTACTATATGTTGAAGAAAGTGAAGGTGTAGGTAAAGGTGGCTGTGCTTTATTTATTGATCATTTTAATAAAAGCCTCCTTTATATGACGATTGCTGATTATGGCGTTGAAGAATCATTAGTGGAAGAGTATGATTTGAAAGCAACAATGTTTAAAGTTCCTGACTTTGGAAGTGATCGTGGAACTTCAGCACCTTTATTAGAAGAGGTTGATCCGCAAATCGCCGTTATTTTTCGTAATGGTGAGGATGAGCCAAGTAACTTTGTATTGGAAAGGTTAAATGAAACATGGATTGATATTTATCAAACGAGTAGAATTGGAACGATAACAGTGCGATGTAATAAGGAGGATTATGAAATCATTACTGTTCGTCCGTCACATAAAAATAGCTTACCGAGCAGCTGGCTAACATTTGATTAA
- a CDS encoding amidohydrolase, which produces MVTVIHSITIITLDENNAIFQGFVIIKGGTFQEVGSGYPSKKILDTADEVINGKGKWMMPGLVNTHGHLGSTYLRGAGDDIPLMNWLENVMWPAERRFTRETVLQAASLAILEMVKSGTTTFLDMYHLHMDNIAELVIESDMRAVLCRGMIGHCSDQEQEEKLLESIQLYHNFHGENDNKLTVALSPHAPYTCPPVFLEKVVDKAVENGMWIHTHVSETKKEVVDHIQKYGKRPVEHLNELGMFNVPCLIAHAVHVNDEELNILKEKGVSISHNPMSNLKLGSGIAPIPKMLDLNLSVSLGTDSTASNNNLDMFEELRIATLIQKGLHEDPTITSSEAYLRMATQYGAKSLQINNVGEIKENFIADFILIEPEVPHLLPWNEDRIISHIVYSMKGSDVTDSFVQGKQIMRNRELLQLDEEKILYEANCYLKS; this is translated from the coding sequence GTGGTTACTGTAATACACTCGATAACGATCATTACATTAGATGAAAATAACGCTATCTTTCAAGGTTTTGTTATAATCAAAGGTGGCACCTTTCAAGAAGTGGGATCGGGATATCCAAGCAAAAAAATATTGGATACTGCTGATGAAGTCATTAACGGCAAAGGGAAGTGGATGATGCCTGGTCTTGTGAATACGCATGGACACTTAGGAAGTACATATTTACGAGGAGCGGGTGATGACATTCCTCTAATGAATTGGTTAGAGAATGTGATGTGGCCTGCTGAGAGAAGGTTTACACGAGAGACTGTGTTACAAGCAGCATCATTAGCGATCCTAGAAATGGTCAAATCTGGAACAACAACCTTTTTAGATATGTACCATCTTCATATGGATAATATTGCGGAATTGGTAATAGAGAGCGATATGCGTGCAGTTCTTTGTAGAGGAATGATTGGACATTGTTCAGATCAGGAACAAGAAGAAAAACTTTTAGAGTCGATTCAGTTATATCACAATTTCCATGGAGAGAACGACAACAAACTTACAGTAGCGCTATCTCCACATGCACCGTATACTTGTCCACCCGTTTTTTTAGAAAAAGTTGTAGATAAAGCTGTGGAAAATGGTATGTGGATCCATACGCATGTATCAGAGACAAAAAAAGAAGTAGTGGATCACATTCAAAAGTATGGGAAACGGCCAGTAGAACATTTAAATGAATTGGGGATGTTTAACGTACCTTGTCTTATTGCTCATGCAGTACATGTCAATGATGAAGAATTAAATATCTTAAAGGAAAAAGGTGTATCAATCTCACACAATCCAATGAGTAATTTAAAGCTTGGTTCTGGAATTGCGCCTATTCCAAAAATGCTTGATTTAAACCTATCAGTGTCACTAGGAACTGACTCAACGGCAAGTAACAATAATTTAGACATGTTTGAGGAATTACGAATAGCGACGCTCATTCAAAAAGGATTACATGAGGATCCAACGATAACTAGTAGTGAAGCATACTTGCGCATGGCCACACAATACGGAGCAAAATCACTACAAATAAATAATGTTGGTGAAATTAAAGAAAATTTTATTGCTGACTTTATCCTTATAGAGCCGGAAGTACCCCATCTTTTACCTTGGAATGAGGATAGAATTATATCCCATATCGTGTATAGTATGAAAGGGTCAGACGTTACTGATTCATTCGTGCAAGGAAAACAAATCATGAGAAACAGAGAGTTACTTCAATTAGATGAAGAAAAAATTTTATATGAAGCGAATTGTTATTTAAAGAGTTGA